One stretch of Asterias rubens unplaced genomic scaffold, eAstRub1.3, whole genome shotgun sequence DNA includes these proteins:
- the LOC117305845 gene encoding uncharacterized protein LOC117305845 isoform X1, which translates to MSHTKHNLLMNMCAAPYKATDYQQRMSNTNMDQEPAEHNAVIPTWPKFLLAVLTLLGVFKGRPLDACRPCYDCRHKRGDGGKSSKVDTDCDAESSSGENRNVENNHEADGSSRPGCTVCSSLLWNADGEIVRDCSKAVPGWLNSRVCGVLSNLLILTFLGCSTFTLGWYVVTYWGQISNINHLVSFFAFGDIIVGVALVCTLSNAVQYRRREPVRDWSWYDVLHQDYILRRLRCLAGRRFLLPKKVFLIFSLVWLLVVNTMQVVLLVNSLSRVNATLLTNDSCMPMGISLIEKSPPTKAFTILNTTMVIFVSIIGLAIYTLFWYNILVMRTALATELNLVIVFIKRNTGNLDLCRRRVFEVNHDFRILHVLLATLMPFIVASSVLGLTVHITWNYQIYSEKDKGIAMRNLLINIFIFTSKCFILILPLLAVGGINIDFIWQQFNYALMRQRNSLHEEFWERLLGFTAELQDERKAGHNLMLFLSLISLYLGHNLADQRLDYTTNHGLL; encoded by the exons ATGAGCCACACTAAACATAACTTATTAATGAATATGTGTGCAGCACCTTACAAAGCAACGGACTACCAACAAAG GATGAGCAACACTAACATGGACCAAGAGCCAGCCGAACATAATGCTGTCATCCCAACGTGGCCCAAGTTTCTCTTGGCTGTTTTGACATTGTTGGGAGTCTTTAAGGGTCGTCCATTAGACGCTTGCAGACCGTGTTATGATTGCCGCCACAAACGAGGAGATGGTGGTAAATCAAGTAAGG TTGATACAGACTGCGATGCAGAATCCAGCAGTGGTGAAAATCGCAACGTTGAGAATAATCATGAGGCTGATGGTAGTAGTCGACCAGGCTGTACTGTATGCTCCAGTCTCCTATGGAACGCCGATGGGGAAATAGTCAGGGATTGCTCAAAAGCAG TTCCAGGTTGGCTTAACAGCAGAGTGTGTGGTGTCCTTTCTAATCTACTAATTTTAACATTCCTCGGTTGCTCCACATTCACACTAGGTTGGTATGTAGTTACGTATTGGGGTCAAATCAGCAATATCAACCATTTAGTGTCTTTCTTTGCATTTGGTGACATCATAGTCGGGGTGGCTTTAGTTTGTACATTGTCCAACGCGGTCCAGTACCGTCGTCGGGAACCAGTGCGTGATTGGTCGTGGTACGATGTGCTTCATCAGGACTACATACTGAGGCGTTTGAGATGCCTGGCCGGTCGCAGGTTCCTCTTACCCAAGAAGGTGTTTTTGATCTTCAGTTTAGTCTGGCTACTTGTAGTGAATACCATGCAGGTTGTACTTTTGGTTAACTCTCTAAGTCGAGTCAATGCGACGTTATTAACCAACGACTCCTGCATGCCCATGGGTATTTCATTAATTGAGAAGTCTCCACCCACTAAGGCGTTTACGATTTTGAACACGACCATGGTGATATTCGTGTCAATCATCGGTCTCGCCATCTACACACTTTTCTGGTATAAcatacttgtcatgcgcacagCTTTGGCAACCGAGTTAAATCTGGTGATAGTTTTCATCAAGCGCAATACGGGGAACTTAGACTTGTGTCGTCGCCGTGTATTTGAGGTCAATCATGATTTCCGTATTCTGCACGTGTTGTTGGCGACTCTGATGCCGTTCATTGTCGCTTCTTCCGTTCTGGGTCTCACAGTCCACATCACGTGGAACTACCAAATCTACAGCGAGAAAGACAAAGGCATCGCGATGCGAAACCTTCTAATCAACATCTTCATCTTCACTTCGAAATGTTTTATTCTCATCTTACCTTTACTAGCAGTGGGTGGGATCAACATTGATTTCATCTGGCAGCAGTTTAATTACGCCCTCATGCGGCAGAGAAACAGTCTTCATGAGGAGTTTTGGGAGCGGCTTTTGGGGTTTACTGCCGAGCTACAAGATGAACGTAAAGCCGGCCATAACTTGATGTTGTTTCTCTCACTGATCAGTTTATATCTTGGTCACAATTTGGCAGATCAGCGACTTGATTACACGACTAACCATGGGCTCTTGTAG
- the LOC117305845 gene encoding uncharacterized protein LOC117305845 isoform X2: protein MSHTKHNLLMNMCAAPYKATDYQQRMSNTNMDQEPAEHNAVIPTWPKFLLAVLTLLGVFKGRPLDACRPCYDCRHKRGDGGKSIDTDCDAESSSGENRNVENNHEADGSSRPGCTVCSSLLWNADGEIVRDCSKAVPGWLNSRVCGVLSNLLILTFLGCSTFTLGWYVVTYWGQISNINHLVSFFAFGDIIVGVALVCTLSNAVQYRRREPVRDWSWYDVLHQDYILRRLRCLAGRRFLLPKKVFLIFSLVWLLVVNTMQVVLLVNSLSRVNATLLTNDSCMPMGISLIEKSPPTKAFTILNTTMVIFVSIIGLAIYTLFWYNILVMRTALATELNLVIVFIKRNTGNLDLCRRRVFEVNHDFRILHVLLATLMPFIVASSVLGLTVHITWNYQIYSEKDKGIAMRNLLINIFIFTSKCFILILPLLAVGGINIDFIWQQFNYALMRQRNSLHEEFWERLLGFTAELQDERKAGHNLMLFLSLISLYLGHNLADQRLDYTTNHGLL, encoded by the exons ATGAGCCACACTAAACATAACTTATTAATGAATATGTGTGCAGCACCTTACAAAGCAACGGACTACCAACAAAG GATGAGCAACACTAACATGGACCAAGAGCCAGCCGAACATAATGCTGTCATCCCAACGTGGCCCAAGTTTCTCTTGGCTGTTTTGACATTGTTGGGAGTCTTTAAGGGTCGTCCATTAGACGCTTGCAGACCGTGTTATGATTGCCGCCACAAACGAGGAGATGGTGGTAAATCAA TTGATACAGACTGCGATGCAGAATCCAGCAGTGGTGAAAATCGCAACGTTGAGAATAATCATGAGGCTGATGGTAGTAGTCGACCAGGCTGTACTGTATGCTCCAGTCTCCTATGGAACGCCGATGGGGAAATAGTCAGGGATTGCTCAAAAGCAG TTCCAGGTTGGCTTAACAGCAGAGTGTGTGGTGTCCTTTCTAATCTACTAATTTTAACATTCCTCGGTTGCTCCACATTCACACTAGGTTGGTATGTAGTTACGTATTGGGGTCAAATCAGCAATATCAACCATTTAGTGTCTTTCTTTGCATTTGGTGACATCATAGTCGGGGTGGCTTTAGTTTGTACATTGTCCAACGCGGTCCAGTACCGTCGTCGGGAACCAGTGCGTGATTGGTCGTGGTACGATGTGCTTCATCAGGACTACATACTGAGGCGTTTGAGATGCCTGGCCGGTCGCAGGTTCCTCTTACCCAAGAAGGTGTTTTTGATCTTCAGTTTAGTCTGGCTACTTGTAGTGAATACCATGCAGGTTGTACTTTTGGTTAACTCTCTAAGTCGAGTCAATGCGACGTTATTAACCAACGACTCCTGCATGCCCATGGGTATTTCATTAATTGAGAAGTCTCCACCCACTAAGGCGTTTACGATTTTGAACACGACCATGGTGATATTCGTGTCAATCATCGGTCTCGCCATCTACACACTTTTCTGGTATAAcatacttgtcatgcgcacagCTTTGGCAACCGAGTTAAATCTGGTGATAGTTTTCATCAAGCGCAATACGGGGAACTTAGACTTGTGTCGTCGCCGTGTATTTGAGGTCAATCATGATTTCCGTATTCTGCACGTGTTGTTGGCGACTCTGATGCCGTTCATTGTCGCTTCTTCCGTTCTGGGTCTCACAGTCCACATCACGTGGAACTACCAAATCTACAGCGAGAAAGACAAAGGCATCGCGATGCGAAACCTTCTAATCAACATCTTCATCTTCACTTCGAAATGTTTTATTCTCATCTTACCTTTACTAGCAGTGGGTGGGATCAACATTGATTTCATCTGGCAGCAGTTTAATTACGCCCTCATGCGGCAGAGAAACAGTCTTCATGAGGAGTTTTGGGAGCGGCTTTTGGGGTTTACTGCCGAGCTACAAGATGAACGTAAAGCCGGCCATAACTTGATGTTGTTTCTCTCACTGATCAGTTTATATCTTGGTCACAATTTGGCAGATCAGCGACTTGATTACACGACTAACCATGGGCTCTTGTAG
- the LOC117305845 gene encoding uncharacterized protein LOC117305845 isoform X3: protein MQRMSNTNMDQEPAEHNAVIPTWPKFLLAVLTLLGVFKGRPLDACRPCYDCRHKRGDGGKSSKVDTDCDAESSSGENRNVENNHEADGSSRPGCTVCSSLLWNADGEIVRDCSKAVPGWLNSRVCGVLSNLLILTFLGCSTFTLGWYVVTYWGQISNINHLVSFFAFGDIIVGVALVCTLSNAVQYRRREPVRDWSWYDVLHQDYILRRLRCLAGRRFLLPKKVFLIFSLVWLLVVNTMQVVLLVNSLSRVNATLLTNDSCMPMGISLIEKSPPTKAFTILNTTMVIFVSIIGLAIYTLFWYNILVMRTALATELNLVIVFIKRNTGNLDLCRRRVFEVNHDFRILHVLLATLMPFIVASSVLGLTVHITWNYQIYSEKDKGIAMRNLLINIFIFTSKCFILILPLLAVGGINIDFIWQQFNYALMRQRNSLHEEFWERLLGFTAELQDERKAGHNLMLFLSLISLYLGHNLADQRLDYTTNHGLL, encoded by the exons ATGCAGAG GATGAGCAACACTAACATGGACCAAGAGCCAGCCGAACATAATGCTGTCATCCCAACGTGGCCCAAGTTTCTCTTGGCTGTTTTGACATTGTTGGGAGTCTTTAAGGGTCGTCCATTAGACGCTTGCAGACCGTGTTATGATTGCCGCCACAAACGAGGAGATGGTGGTAAATCAAGTAAGG TTGATACAGACTGCGATGCAGAATCCAGCAGTGGTGAAAATCGCAACGTTGAGAATAATCATGAGGCTGATGGTAGTAGTCGACCAGGCTGTACTGTATGCTCCAGTCTCCTATGGAACGCCGATGGGGAAATAGTCAGGGATTGCTCAAAAGCAG TTCCAGGTTGGCTTAACAGCAGAGTGTGTGGTGTCCTTTCTAATCTACTAATTTTAACATTCCTCGGTTGCTCCACATTCACACTAGGTTGGTATGTAGTTACGTATTGGGGTCAAATCAGCAATATCAACCATTTAGTGTCTTTCTTTGCATTTGGTGACATCATAGTCGGGGTGGCTTTAGTTTGTACATTGTCCAACGCGGTCCAGTACCGTCGTCGGGAACCAGTGCGTGATTGGTCGTGGTACGATGTGCTTCATCAGGACTACATACTGAGGCGTTTGAGATGCCTGGCCGGTCGCAGGTTCCTCTTACCCAAGAAGGTGTTTTTGATCTTCAGTTTAGTCTGGCTACTTGTAGTGAATACCATGCAGGTTGTACTTTTGGTTAACTCTCTAAGTCGAGTCAATGCGACGTTATTAACCAACGACTCCTGCATGCCCATGGGTATTTCATTAATTGAGAAGTCTCCACCCACTAAGGCGTTTACGATTTTGAACACGACCATGGTGATATTCGTGTCAATCATCGGTCTCGCCATCTACACACTTTTCTGGTATAAcatacttgtcatgcgcacagCTTTGGCAACCGAGTTAAATCTGGTGATAGTTTTCATCAAGCGCAATACGGGGAACTTAGACTTGTGTCGTCGCCGTGTATTTGAGGTCAATCATGATTTCCGTATTCTGCACGTGTTGTTGGCGACTCTGATGCCGTTCATTGTCGCTTCTTCCGTTCTGGGTCTCACAGTCCACATCACGTGGAACTACCAAATCTACAGCGAGAAAGACAAAGGCATCGCGATGCGAAACCTTCTAATCAACATCTTCATCTTCACTTCGAAATGTTTTATTCTCATCTTACCTTTACTAGCAGTGGGTGGGATCAACATTGATTTCATCTGGCAGCAGTTTAATTACGCCCTCATGCGGCAGAGAAACAGTCTTCATGAGGAGTTTTGGGAGCGGCTTTTGGGGTTTACTGCCGAGCTACAAGATGAACGTAAAGCCGGCCATAACTTGATGTTGTTTCTCTCACTGATCAGTTTATATCTTGGTCACAATTTGGCAGATCAGCGACTTGATTACACGACTAACCATGGGCTCTTGTAG
- the LOC117305846 gene encoding focadhesin-like codes for MAEDLKTRLHFGDRGLNTAAASKLYSQIVSQKSKILKDDLITSNSPQIAELKLVWEQCTVESSSVCLACSDCLVSLVQHGHAELSYVVKGLLNVIPSAVNTTGVIQAVGKLILLQIRTSVTIEGVYHCPYGLRSPPHPFISILTSRPDCWPSVLHHVSHLLTDYKYSRYTVRMLHPFLAYTMLNPALPYQLATFKTLLTHTLLQHCQSSVSTSRLDSVAAELFAFVIDCLHQTKVTSLPELTEATSHLATIIQVAQGLPSTDKHTYKSLSVLSVTLCKDCLTHGHDMAASLKVLEQMVDVCGADVVDETLICSLSCLMLETPGNQLGGLLSVVRKVVCVCGEEVSVLNTCVQLFILPLLQVISVPVNVMGTNQISANQAAASKLLAVVRRLGQNGLKQRPALQKQNPSKNAWYQLMKYCSHLFRAVMEDTNAAYNWLVAVQLNVSHSDSVSSIVMLIVTSLLWGRGRRVVRAALDVLIQIANRDNRWAPSLLPLLLYRLGEEHDPTLTYDLLTAIPHTVTHKVCMTSVLKTLQSLSAGDENMYPLVMRLITQLWKIQIPGQFDPVSVAN; via the exons ATGGCTGAGGATTTGAAGACTCGTCTACATTTTGGTGACCGTGGTCTGAACACCGCAGCTGCTTCAAAACTCTACAGTCAGATCGTATCACAGAAGAGCAAGATATTAAAGGACGATCTCATCACCAGTAATTCCCCTCAG ATAGCGGAACTGAAGCTTGTTTGGGAGCAATGTACCGTGGAGTCCTCCTCAGTGTGTCTAGCCTGCAGTGACTGTCTGGTGTCGTTAGTTCAGCACGGTCACGCAGAGCTATCCTACGTAGTCAAAGGACTCTTAAATGTCATTCCTTCTGCTGTTAACACTACCGGGGTCATTCAAGCAGTTGGAAAGCTAATATTGCTACAGATAAGAACAAGCGTTACCATTGAGGGGGTGTATCACTGCCCGTATGGGCTAAG GTCACCTCCTCATCCATTTATCTCAATACTGACCAGTAGACCTGATTGCTGGCCATCGGTCCTACACCATGTGTCTCACCTACTAACAGATTACAA GTACTCGCGTTACACAGTGAGGATGTTACATCCCTTCCTAGCATACACCATGTTGAATCCAGCCCTACCCTATCAACTAGCAACCTTCAAGACACTGttaactcacactctgctgcagCATTGCCAGTCTAGTGTCTCTACAAGTCGACTTGACTCTGTGGCCGCTGAGTTATTTGCATTTGTCATAGATTGCCTGCACCAGACCAAG GTGACTAGCCTGCCAGAGCTAACCGAGGCCACCTCCCATCTCGCCACCATCATCCAAGTTGCTCAGGGTCTCCCATCCACAGACAAACATACTTACAAATCGCTGTCTGTGCTGAGCGTGACGCTCTGCAAAGACTGCTTGACCCACGGCCATGACATGGCCGCTAGTCTGAAGGTCCTGGAGCAGATGGTAGATGTTTGTGGTGCTGATGTAGTGGATGAGACGCTGATCTGTTCACTGAGCTGTCTCATGTTGGAGACTCCCGGTAATCAACTAGGAGGGCTACTGTCTGTTG TCAGGAAAGTCGTCTGTGTTTGTGGAGAAGAGGTGTCCGTGTTGAATACCTGCGTTCAACTGTTCATCCTTCCACTGCTGCAAGTAATCTCGGTACCAGTGAATGTGATGGGAACCAACCAAATATCGGCCAATCAGGCGGCAGCATCCAAACTCCTTGCTGTTGTGAGAAGGCTCGGCCAGAATGGTCTAAAGCAGAGACCGGCATTGCAGAAGCAG AACCCGTCCAAGAATGCGTGGTACCAGTTGATGAAATACTGTTCCCATCTATTCCGTGCTGTGATGGAGGACACCAATGCTGCATACAATTGGCTAGTTGCCGTCCAATTGAACGTCAGCCATAGTGATAGTGTTTCCAGCATTGTAATGCTGATAGTGACTTCATTACTGTGGGGACGAGGGAGGAGGGTCGTACGTGCAGCACTCGATGTATTAATACAGATTGCAAATCGAGATAATAGATGG GCACCGTCCCTCCTGCCACTGCTTCTCTACAGACTCGGTGAGGAACATGACCCGACCTTGACCTATGACCTGCTGACTGCCATTCCCCACACAGTCACACATAAAGTGTGTATGACATCAGTGCTGAAGACACTGCAGTCATTGTCTGCCGGGGATGAGAATATGTACCCACTGGTGATGAGGTTGATTACACAGCTCTGGAAGATACAG ATACCGGGTCAGTTTGATCCGGTTTCTGTGGCAAACTGA
- the LOC117305861 gene encoding coiled-coil domain-containing protein 124-like: protein MPKKFAGENSKAAVAKARKAELLHEKEAAKQKAEEDAYWNDDDKHVKKKQQRKENKDKKREEESMRKLESRRLLEEEEEILKAATKVTKPSKLTRVQIQAEQEIKAAQEAAERKKKQPSTHLDEPLEENPNIALAAEEASGDSSARNVEEAIGALSITDPALEKHPERRMKAAYKAFEAIHLPRLKAENPNLRMSQFRQMLKKDWSRSPDNPLNQRTSSYNTK, encoded by the exons ATGCCCAAGAAATTTGCAGGAGAGAACTCCAAGGCGGCGGTTGCCAAAGCACGGAAGGCTGAACTTCTGCATGAGAAAGAAGCCGCTAAACAAAAAGCAGAAGAAGATGCATACTGGAACGACGATGACAAACATgtcaagaaaaaacaacagaGGAAG GAAAATAAAGACAAGAAACGAGAGGAGGAGTCGATGAGGAAGCTAGAATCTCGTCGTCTCcttgaggaagaagaagaaatctTGAAGGCAGCTACTAAGGTGACCAAACCCAGCAAGCTGACCAGGGTTCAGATTCAGGCTGAGCAGGAGATTAAAGCAGCCCAGGAAG CTGCTGAGAGGAAGAAGAAGCAGCCAAGCACCCATCTGGATGAACCACTTGAGGAGAATCCTAATATAGCCCTCGCTGCTGAAGAAGCTTCAGGGGATTCGTCGGCCAGGAATGTAGAGGAAGCTATTGGTGCTCTTAG TATCACCGACCCCGCCCTTGAGAAACATCCAGAGAGGAGAATGAAGGCCGCCTACAAAGCATTCGAAGCAATCCACCTCCCGCGCCTCAAGGCAGAAAATCCCAACCTCAGAATGTCCCAGTTCCGGCAGATGTTGAAGAAGGACTGGAGTCGCTCACCGGACAATCCGCTAAATCAGAGGACGTCATCGTacaacacaaaatga